Part of the Patescibacteria group bacterium genome, GTATATTGATTTGGGTGGCGATCAACGCGAAACTGGCGCTAACAATAGTAGCGGATGATATTGCCTGGTATCGGTCGGCCTATTTCACGGGTTTATTAATAGGTGCTAGCCAGCTGTATTTTGTTTGGGTATTCCCATATCGTACATTTGTGATCTCCAGGAAGAAAGCCGCCATACTGCTTTTGCCTGTGGTTGTGTTTATTCACTTTATTTTTTTCACCCGTTTTATTATTAGTGGTATACAGAATGTTGGCGTTACGGCTAGGGGTGAGTTTGGAAATGGGTTTTATGTATATCTCATAATATTTGCATGTTATTTTATCGTGGGCTTTTATTCATTATTAAAGAAGTATATACATTCGGATGGCATACACAGGTGGCAACTTAAGTATATTTTTATTAGCATATTGATACCATTCTTGATTAATATTTTGTTAGATATGGTTCTACCAGCTCTACATGTTACGCGAATGCCCTGGATGGAATATTTTGGTGCGGAAAGCTCGGTGATTTGGTTGGGGTTTACGAGTTATGTGTTATTTAAAAAGTAGAAAGATCGCAAATACGAATTATAGCGGGTTGAAATTATAATATACCATGAAGTCAGAATGCAGATTATAAAAAAGTTGTTGAGTTATATAGAGTTTGTGATATTCATTAGAACCTTTTCTCATAGGTTTAGTTTTTATACAACCACTGATACAAAGGAGTTAGACGAGATATATCAACTAAGATACCAGGTGTACTGTGTAGAATGTGAATATATTAGTAAAGAGTTACATCCCGATAAGAGAGAACACGATGAATATGATGATAATTCAACACATTTTATACTAAGGGATCAAAGAGATAATATTGCCGCCACGGTTCGATTAATACATGATTCAAGTTTACGGTTTCCACTTGAGAAACATTTTAATTCAGAGTTCAATGTTTCTGAACCGGAAAGAAATAAAATAGTAGAAATTTCAAGACTAATTGTCGCTAGTAGGTATAGAAAAAAGTTTTTACTATTGGCGTTAATGAAGGGTATTTTTGCATACACAAAATTTAATAATCTAAATTATGTATATTGTGTACTTGACGAAAGGTTGTATAAAGTTCTTACCAAAATGGGGTTCCCACTTAGAAGGATTGGGCCATCGGCTGCGTATCAGGGATTGACCACGCCGTATATTATGGAAATCGGGGATATGTTAGAAAACCTAAGATCCGTTAATAATGTATTATTTGAATATCTGACTAGTGGTATAATGCAGTATAATAATAAGGAAAACCATTACACAATTAGCTAAAATGCACAACTCAAGCGAATATTATTCAGAACTCGTTAGTCGTAATAAAGTATTTATAGATTACAAATTACAACGAGATATTGTTAAAACTCGTTTAGCATTTGCGGGATGCGGTTTAGGGAGTAATGTTGCACTTATGAGTGCGCGCGTTGGGTTTACAAAATTTGTGTTGATGGATGGTGATGATGTCTCAATATCAAATTTAAATAGGCAGACCTTTGAAATAAAAGACGTAGGTAAAAATAAAGCCCTTTGTTTGAAAAAACAGATATTAAATGTTAACCGTAATTGCGAAGTTAAGACTCGTACAAAATATATTAATAATAAAGATGTTGATCTGGTTATAAACAATTCAGATATAATAATAAACACAATTGACTTTGGTGATACGTTTATTAAATTAACCACGGAGGCCACTGTTAGCAATAAAATAGTCATCCTGCCGTTTAACGTTGGTTATGGAGTAGTCATTGTTGTTTTAGATAAAACATCTGATTCTATATCTTCAGTAATTAAAGAAAATCATAACATTGTCACAAATGGTGATTTATATCGTCATTTATTAAGCAATATCAACTATTGCGCACCAAAGTATATATCACAGAATATTGATAAGATATTTGATGTGATAAGAAGATTTAAATACTCACCACAGCTTGCCATTGCATCCTCGCTTAATGCAGCTGCAATAAACACAGTAATATTGAAAATTATTAAAGGTGATCAAGTTAAAAAATTGCCTGGAATAATATACTTTGACCTTAACGATGTAGTTCAATGTTAGACGAGAGTATAGACATATCGACCATAGTGACATACATAGTAATAGTGTTGGGTATAGTTATTGGTATCGCAACTATTAGGAGTTCAAAAAGAAACAATACACGTACCATATTCGGGTTGTTGGTCTTTGCTATAGATATTTGGGTTTTATTTACACATCTCGTCGATCATGCAAGCAATAACAACTTTGCGCTACTACTTAGCAAAATGGTCTTTGTGGGCGCCATTACTATGCCCGCGCTACTGTTGAATTTCAGCTTGATCTTTCCTATTAGACGTAAAGTTAGACAAAAAACTAAATTATTAATCTATTTACCAACACTAATTTTGTTGATACTGCTGCCAACAAAATTAATTGTTAATTATACGACCATTAAACCGTGGGGTTCGGAATTTACGTATGGAATAGTTTATTATTTTTGGATAATATACTTCAGCTCATACATTTTAGCAGCTCTGTATTTATTAATTAGAAATTACAAAAGTCGTACTGGTATTGAAAAGCAACAAATTAGATACTTGTTTTTAGGCCTTATAATATCATCATTACTGGGTACGATAACTAATATATTATTACCATTATTTAGTATACAGGAATATAGTTCAATAGGCATACAAAGCATTTTTATATTCCTGGGTTTTACAGCATATGCAATTATCAAACACAGATTGCTTGATATTCGGGTTATCATTTCAAGATCAATAATATATTTTCTTCTTATCGTATTCGTAACATTAGCGTTCACATCTGTTACTATTGTGTTTGGACAGCTCATACAAAAAGCTGGTGGGTCAAACACACTCTCAACAGTTGTTGTCGCCCTCATCATCGTCTTCGGCTTTGATCCATTGAAAAAAGCCCTGGGTCGGATCACCGACGCCGTGTTCTTCAAAGACAGCATTGATTACACTGGAGCGATCCAGCAATTGTCTGAAATCATCAGTTTGAAAATAGAGCCCCAAGACTTAATGGATTCGGTTTCGGGAAAATTAGTCGAACTGCTAAAGATCAAGGACGCGCACATCCTGCTAAAGGACAAAAACAGCACGCTGTATCTGCCTCTAGTCGCGAGCGGTGATGGGCACGATAAGCTCCGCCTCGATGCCAAAGGTTTAACCGCCGCTTATCTCCAGACCACCAAAAAGACCGTGGTGGTCGAAGAGCTCGAACGCAAGATTTCCGATACTTCGAATGAGCAAGAGCGCTCGACGCTGGAACGTTCCCACGCCGAGCTGGAATCAATCGGTGCGGCGGTAGTGGCGCCGATTATTGTCGATGAAGAGGTAACCGGATTGATGGTGTTGGGCCAGAAGCGTTCCGGCGATGTGTACAGCAATCACGACATCCAGCTGCTCCGCGTACTTGGTCCGCAGATGGGGTCAGCGATTGAAAAATCCAAACTGTACGATGAAGTGAAAGCATTTAGCGATAAAATGAAAGTCGAAGTCGAGCGCGCCACTGACGATCTCAAGCTGGCTAATATCGAGTTGAAAAATCGTAACGTGTACCTGTCGTCATTGCAGCATATTACTAATCTAATTAATCGTTCGCTGAATTTCAAGAATGTCACCCAGATGATCGTAGACGGCGTGGCCAGCGAGCTGGGATATATTGGCGGCGTGATCATGTTGCGCGAGGGCGACCGGTCATATCCGGGAGCGATCACCTCGACCCGATTGACCCGAGCCGCCTTGAAATTATTGCCTAAGCCGATCACCGAATACAGTGGCAGTATGACCGATAAAGATTTGGCGACCGAGGCCATGCGTACGGGCGTGATGCAGATATCCGATAAAATTGCCGATTTTCTCAATCCGCCGTTGCCAAAACCAATCTGCGGGGCGATCCAAAAGCTAGTCAACGCTAAGACGATCATCGCCATGCCGATCCGGATCGAGGAAGAGGTTATCGGCGTGATCGTATATCTCATTCAAAAAAGCAAAACTGAAATTTCCGAGGACGAAGTCCAAATGATGGAAGCTCTGGCTGACCAGATGGGCATCGTCACCCGCAACGTCCGGTTGGTCGAGCAGATGAGCGACGCCAACAAGCAGCTGGAATCAGCTAATTCCCACTTGAAACAACTTGATACCGCCAAGAACGAGTTTATCTCCATTGCCTCGCATCAACTGCGCACGCCGTTAACCGGCATCAAGGGCTATCTGTCCATGATCGTGGGCGGAGATTACGGCAAGGTGCCGAAGGCGCTCAATGAACTGATGGTTCAGCTGTTGGAACAATCCGAGCGGATGATCCGCCTGGTTAATATGTTCCTGAATGTCTCAAAGATTGAAGCCGGCCGGTTTACCCTGACCAAGAAGCCGACTCAAATGGAAGATCTGATCAATTCCGAAATCGCCGAGTTAATCAAAGTCGCCGATGAAAAAGGGCTCAAGGTGGAATTCAAAGAACCCAAAAAAGTTCTGCCACCGGTGATGGTTGATGCCGACAAACTGAAAGATGTGATACTCAACCTGGTGGATAATGCCATCAAATACACCGAAAAAGGCAAGATCACCGTCACCGCCGAACAGACCGATGGTCATGTGAAAGTAGCCATCAAAGACACCGGTCGGGGGATTCCCAAAGAAGACGTGGATCGACTGTTCTCGAAGTTTGTGCGCGGTGAAAACATCGCCCAGGTTCAGCCCGACGGTTCCGGTTTGGGTCTGTATATCGCGAAAAGAATTGTCGACTCGCACGGCGGGAAAATCTGGGTGGAGAGCGATGGTCTAGGGAAAGGTAGTTCGTTCATCTTCCAGATTCCAATCGAAGCGGCCCAAACCGGATCGATGCCGGTGCAGGCGGAGAGTTAAAAATCAAGATAACACATAATCCGATCTCTAAGTTTACTGGAAATAATGCCTAGTTATCAAATAGTCTGATTGGCTGGCTGTATGTCCTTAGCCAGTCTTGCTTCTCTTCCGCAATATTCGGCTGATTATTCCAAAGCCTCCACTTTTCGGAGAATGCTTCGTTTGCCTTGGCAAGTAGTTGGCACAAATTGTTCAATCCGTTAATATATCCATCCGGGTTCTGGATGATCTCTCTCACAAATAACTCTATGATTTGTTGGCGCTTCCCATTTATTTCAATAAAAAGATCACGAAGCTCAGCATTGCCGGGGTATTCGTTGGAATGGAACAGTGACGGGTAGTTAAAGAAATTTTTAATTTCGGGCTGATTCATGACAGCCGCCGTCAGCGCCTCTTTCACGAAATGATAGGTTGGCTTATTTAGAATGTGGCCGGTTTTTTCGGTCATCATTTCGTACTGCTCCGAGAAAATGAAATGCGATATCTCATGTACTCCGATAGCGAGAAATGAATAGTTCGTATGCGGTCGTCCCGCGATATCCATTGCGATGGAAAAATAAAACAGATTATTTTCTAGTGGGCTAAAGGGAAGAAATGTCGGAACGGAGACGTAAGAACGATTTTCTAGCTGGGGAAAATTCATAATTTGCGCTAGAGCGGCGAAGACGGATTCGGATTCTGAAAACTCCTTCTTTGCCAGCGAAACGATAGTTTGGAGCTGAACCGTAAATCGCTTGTACATACTGAATATCTCGCTGCGAACAACAGTGAGAAGAGACCCTTCTCCATTCTCGATGCGGTTGCGGAGCGAGGGATAAAATTGAAGTATGCGCAGACGTTTCGCGCGATATTGTTCGTTCGTAAGGAAAAACACGAAACGGTCAATATCTTTTTCGGCATCAATGGTGATTGTGATGATGGGGCTTGACATTTTTGTTCGAATTTACTAATCTTAAGCCATTCAATTGTCGTTTGACAACACGAGTTTGACAACACGAGCAGGAAAAGGAGGATAGCGTGTATAAGAATCTATTAGCCCCTCTCTCTGTCCAGGTCGAGATTACGGAAGCATGTCCGAACCAATGCATTCATTGCTATAACTACTGGCGCCATGATGATGAGGCGTGCGATGGCTGCGCCATCATGCAGCCTGGCCAAGTGGATTATATCATGGATGAATTAGAGCGCTCAAGGGTGTTTGAGGTCATCATCACGGGCGGTGAGCCGCTACTGAATAAGCGAGCGCTGTACCGGATGCTCGATCGGATCGAGCGCTTACCCTTGCTCCGTGCCTCCATCAACACAAGCCTCATTGGTCTGACCGGATCTGACGTTGAACGCTTGGGAAGATACAGTCATCTGGTCAGCATTCTAACCTCCATGATGGGGCCGACAGCCGATATCCATGACATGGTGGCCAGCCGGAAAGGCGCTTTCAAGAAGACCGTACACGGTATCGAACTACTAGTCCAGGCTGGTCTGGCGGTGTCGGCGAACATGGTTGTTTCCCGTCTCAATCGCGAATACATCCTAGAGACCGCGGAGTTGTGCAAGGGTCTGGGCGTGAAAATGTTCAACGCGACTCGAGCCGCGTCTCCGTTGAATTGCCCGGATTTTAGTCCTTACGCTCTGGATCTTCAGGAGTTTCGTACGTACCTGACGGATCTCGGTGCAGCTGGACGCGCGAGTAACATACCGGTCGGGGTTCTCACAGTCTACCCCATGTGTGGGGTTAGGGACATCAACGCGCACTCAATGACGTTCGGGCGGCGCTGTTCAGCTGGTGTCTCGGTGGCAGCGATTTCTGCAACTGGCGAATTTCGTCCCTGTACCCACGTCCAGGAGAGTGCAGGCAATATCTTTTCAGAACCATTAACCATACTCTGGGGTCGATTGCTTCCTTGGCGGGATGGTTCTTTGATTCCGTCTACGTGCAAAACGTGCCGAGCTCTGCCTCTCTGCGGCGGTGGATGTCGGGCTGATTCCCTGGTAGTGAATGGATCGTTACGCGCCGAAGACCCGTTGATGCAACTAGAGGACGTTGAAGCCGCGATTGCTGGGTACCGGCTCGAGCAGCAGAAACGTAGGCGGGAGGTTGTGATCCCGTCGATCCTTCGTCTAAATCCGGAACTGCGCTGGCGTCGAGAGCCAATCGGCTCAGTCTGGTTTCTTAGGCGCTGCATCGGGATCTTCGATTCCGCGACGACAGGTTTTCTAGAAGGTCTGGTCGGTAAGGATCTCTCCCAGACCGATTTGAAGGGGACAATTTCACCCCAGTTCCTAATAGGCCTCGTCGAGAGGCGGATCCTCATCGCCGGTGAAGGTTCGTCCGCTTAACGTTTGGCCTCCACAAAACAGTCCTACCACGGCAGAAAGGAGTATGCCATGAGTGCGTCTGTCACGTACCAGTTCGGTTCGTTGCTCGACAGCAATGCCTTGACCGAGCGTCAGCGCGAACTGGTCAGCGGAAGTGTCGACAGTTCTCCCAGTTGCGACTGCGACCCGTGCGATTGCGATGCGAGTGACTGCACCTGCAATTGCAACGGGTAGTATCGCCAGCGTCTTTGAGTAGACACTAAGCGCATATTGCGCATTCAGGGTTGGCGGCCTAAGGAGTGTTGATATATGCCTAGAGGCACCAATTGACGCCCCTATTTTATTTCTTTCGAAAAAATCTGTTAAAGCTAAGTTGCAAATTGATTAACGTGATAGTGTATTATTGTGGAGAGCGAGGGATTAGGGAAAGGGAGCTCGTTTATCTTCCAAATCCCGATAGAGGCATCGGAAACCGGTTCGCTGCCAGTGCAGGCGGAGAGTTAGAAATTCAATATAAACTTTCAATGCAATATATCCAAATTGTTATGTTTTAGAATATTTCGCGATTGTGCATAACCAGACATTGCTTTTTATCTGGCAAGGTGTACAATAGCAGTAACGAAGAAGACGGGCTTCGGTATTTAGCCCGTTCTTTTTATATCTAGTTAAACCAGTGCCAAAGCGTAGGTTTAGAAGTCCCAGTAGCTGGAGGTAGCAATGCAACGTTTATCTGGCCCGATTGATGTTCAGCTTGAACTGACCGAGAACTGCAACTTCAGATGCCGTCATTGTTACAACTTTTGGCGGTACTGCCAAACAAGCTCCAAAGACGAGCTAAACACTGCCCAAGTCCTGAATGTGATCGCCACGTTGCACGATCATGGTGTCAGCGTCATAACTCTTACTGGTGGTGAACCACTATTGAGACCAAGTGTCTTATTTACCGCCCTGATGGAAGCCAAAAGGCTAGGAATGGAGGTTGGTCTTAACACTAACGCGGCCCTTGTCACATCCACCATCGCCAGCCGGTTGAAAAGCGAGGGGCTCGACCACGTACTTTGCTCAATCCTTGGTCGAGAAGAGACACACAACCATATCACTGGTGCAAAGGATGGATACTCCCAAACCATCGGGGGGATTGAATATCTAGTCCAGGCCGGTCTGTCGGTGGCGGCCAACATGGTTGTCTCAACACTCAATCGTGGTGAGGTGATCGAAGTTGGCAGGATCGTAAGTGGTCTGGGAGTTAGCACATTCTGTGCCACTCCCATGGTTCCATCACATGAATCGAACCGCTGCTATGTTCTCAGCTCCAGTGAATGCAAGCAAGCACTGAAAGACTTACTGGTGGTTGGTGAAACGTTCAGTGTTAACGTGGACACGTTGGAGCCGATCGCCCGGTGTCTGTTCGATGAAGCGGAGGAGGATGAATTCATTTCCTTTTTCGGAAATCTGATTTGCTCAGCGGCAGTATCGTCCTGCGCCATTTCATCCACTGGGATGGTTCAACCGTGCATTCACGCTGATAAGTCCTTTGGCAACATGCTGCAGGAAAACCTGGCTGACATTTGGACCAGGATGGCGCCGTGGACAGAGGAGTCCATGCTGCCAGTTGAGTGTATTGCGTGCGAGGCCACGGCGATTTGCGAAAACGGCTGTCGTATGTCGTCAAAAGCGCTACACGGTTGCTACAATGGTAAAGACATGTACATGTCGGAGCCGATACGCGATCGGACTAGGATCGCCAAGCTCCCTGTCAGGAAAAAGCTGGACGGTAGTGTCGCGGCCGAAGATAGAGTTAGGGTGAACCCGTTAGCGAGGTTTCGGCAGGAAAGTTTCGGCGGGATCGTCTACGTCGGTACGAATGTCGAATTCCTAACGCCTGTGGGTTTCCACGTCGTTCAGTCAATGCGCCAGAAAGGAACCTTCTCGCCTGCTGAGTTGGCGCCAGAGGTTGGCCTGACGAACGACGACGTGGTCGCGATCGTATCGCGACTACTGGGCAACAAGGCCATTCTCCCGGTGTAGAGGAGGTGATGAATCTATGTACACCGCAGTGAATCAGTTCTTCGTCAAACCCGCCGAGGTCATCAACCGCTCGTCGAAGTCCGTCGAGCACTTTGACCCTGTCGGACGCGTTTCCAGCGGCGGCTGCAATTGCGTGAACTGTCGCTCCTGCGACAACAAGTGCAACAAGTAGCCTAGGTCTGGGCAAGAGGTCATCTGTATCCTCTTGCCCATTTTATTTTAAACTGTTATATCTATAGTGAGGTTATATGAAAATTCACATTGATTACAAAGGCAAGGATTATCAAGCATTAGCCAAAATGGCCTCTCTTGCGTATGCGGAAGTAGCCAAATATTTTGATAAAAACCCGAAGTCTCTTGATATACGTATCCACAAAACCAGACAAGGGTTTGAGGAGAAACTGCAGAGGAAAACCCAGCCATGGGAGGTAGCCAACGCCGCGTATTCCGGCAGTATCGATATTTTGCACCCAAACGCTTTAGCCAAGGAAAGCACCCACGATAAGGAGGATTTTAAACCGTTGTTGAAACATGAGATAGCACATCTTTTCCTTGACATACTCTCTCGTGGTTATAGGATGCCAAAATGGCTGGATGAAGGATTCTCTTCGTATGTCGCGGGATTCAACGTTAGCAAAGATTTGATTTGTGTTGAAGAAAACTTTTGCAAAGTGCTGGGTACTCCCAAAGGTTGGGACGAACACGCCAACTACTATGCCTACAATACGGCACAAATGTTCGTTAGGTTTTTGATCAAAGAGTACTCGATTAAAAAGGTTACAAAGCTGATCTCATCATTAGAGAAAAATTATTACTACGGCGATTTTGATGGTTTGTTTACGAATATATTCGGTCAGAATATAGATAAAACCGAAAAGAGTTTTATTAGATCGATTAACGGGGCGTAGTGGGATGGTTTGGGTAGAGAGCGATGGTCTAGGGGAGGGGAGCTCGTTTATCTTCCAGATTCCAATCGAAGCATCTGAAAGCGGATCAATGCCGGTGCAGGCGGAGAGTTGAGATTTGACAGTGGGTACATAAAGGGATAACATGACATATGTATCCCACAGGAACAATAATATTCAATAGATTAACGATAAATGGGAAGACGGGCCCTACGGGAGCGCCGTCGTTTCGTTTATGAAAGGAAATCGTATGAAAACCATCAATTCTAAAGGCATTTCGACCCCAGCCATTATTGGCATCGTTGTGATTGTACTGCTAGCGGGGGGATTAGTGTGGTGGCAGATTGGGAAAGACGATGGTGGTAATTCGGACGCTAACACGAATACCACGATAACCATTACAGATTGGGATACGTATAGAAATAGTAGCGTTGGTTACTCGGTTATTTATCCAAAGACGTGGATAGTTAGCAATGATAGCGGTGCTGTAAATATCGATTCGCCAGATAGAGCGCAAAACATTTTGGTAACCACTAGCAACAAAGATGCAAATTTGTCATTAATTGAGTATGTCCGATCACAGACAGTAGATGCGGACGTTGTTGAAGGAAGCTACCAAACGCCCACAGAGATAACCATCAATGGTATCGAATGCGTACGTATATACGGAAAATATGTAGGAGAATATGTTGACACCTATATTCCATTATCTGGAACACGCGTATTGATTGTTGGTGGCGCATACAATAATGCTGCGCAAAAAGCGTTAATGCTACAAATAACTGATTCGGTAAAAATAATATAGAGGTTCTTGATAGCCCATTACAAAACTTAAACCGTAAAGACGGTAGAAATAGATGCATTTTCGGGTGGCTAGTTTAGGCAGACTGACAAGGAGGAATTGTCATGAGATTCGCGGCCGTTCTCGCAGTGTGCGCTTTGTGTTTCTGCGCTGGAGCAAGTATTGCCGAGGAAGCTTTGGAACTGCCATATCTTCCGGGTGAGACCTGGTTGTGCTCCAGGGGTTACAATACGGCGACGCACAGAGACTATGGGTATGCCTGGGTTGACGATCGCTATGCACTGGATTTTGTTTTGTCCGGCTGCAACGCATACGGCAGGCCAATCTTGGCAGTCCAATCGGGGGTGGTCAAAGAAGCTGGCAAAAATGATAGTTATGGACGCTACCTTCTGATTGAAAGCCCTGATGGCAAGAGGAACAGGTATGGTCACAATTGCCAACTCGTTGTTGGTAAAGGCGAGTGGGTCAAGCAAGGACAGGTGATTAGTTTCTGTGGCAATACGGGAGTCGTGGAAGGACACGCTTGTACTGCGCATGCGGGGACGCACCTGCACTACGTATGGTATGATGATAGTGGCGATGGACTGAAGCCCGAACCAATTTCCGGTAACTCTGATATGCGAGAGGACATCTACTACACCTCCCGAAATACCAACCTGTTCGACATGGCATATTCGCGCTACGGCGAAGCCATGATCGGGCAGTCGGAGTACCAGATGTGGGACGTGAATACGGCCAGACGGGCCAATCCGAACCACCCCTGGTATAACGCTTGGGAACCGAGCAGTCTCTACGACGCTCGCGGAATGCCGCAGAATTGCGTCGTTTGGAACTTCGACGGCGGATTCTTCGGAGACAATGCGATCGTCTATGACGCACTCGGTGGAGCCAGGTCGGCGGTCGTTCTGCATTCCGGACTTTGGATGTTCTGGACACAGCGCGGTGGACCTATCAATCCCGCCAAGATGCCGATCAAGGACGAAAGCAACGTTCCGTCCAACCTGCGCAGCTACTACCACGACCACTACAAGGAACACGTGGGCGATAGAATCAATCTACTGGATGGCATAACGGCAATTCAGGAATGTACCGACGGATGCATAGTCTGGGCCAACGGCCAGGCGCATTTCGTCTATTACCCGTTCTGTGCGCCAGGCTACTACGAAGATGGTTGGCACAAAGATACCAGCTACTTGTTCGTGGAGTGCTTCAATCGGCACGGCGGATCCCAAAACGTGGGACACGCCATTCCAGGCGGCAGCGGGACAGCCCGCGTGCACGACTGGGGCGGATACGACGTTCAGGACTTCCAGTCACCGAACGGCACGAGGTGGGTGTTCTTCTACGACTCCAACGGTGCAATCCACAACCCTTCCTGCAACACGAATGAAGCGTATGCCGTCACTGGTCCGATTCTCGATCACTTCGGTCGCAACGGCGACGTAGCCAAATACGGTTGCCCTACGATTGACCAGTTCGAGATCAACGGACACACGGCGCAGGACTTCTACGAGTGGCGGAGCGGGAAACACTGGCGTTTGGAGTATAACGGAAACAA contains:
- a CDS encoding histidine kinase N-terminal 7TM domain-containing protein, producing MQIHGYILLGVIILEALLGRYVYYRDRKNPVNIAFSLLVLCILIWVAINAKLALTIVADDIAWYRSAYFTGLLIGASQLYFVWVFPYRTFVISRKKAAILLLPVVVFIHFIFFTRFIISGIQNVGVTARGEFGNGFYVYLIIFACYFIVGFYSLLKKYIHSDGIHRWQLKYIFISILIPFLINILLDMVLPALHVTRMPWMEYFGAESSVIWLGFTSYVLFKK
- a CDS encoding GNAT family N-acyltransferase, with product MQIIKKLLSYIEFVIFIRTFSHRFSFYTTTDTKELDEIYQLRYQVYCVECEYISKELHPDKREHDEYDDNSTHFILRDQRDNIAATVRLIHDSSLRFPLEKHFNSEFNVSEPERNKIVEISRLIVASRYRKKFLLLALMKGIFAYTKFNNLNYVYCVLDERLYKVLTKMGFPLRRIGPSAAYQGLTTPYIMEIGDMLENLRSVNNVLFEYLTSGIMQYNNKENHYTIS
- a CDS encoding ThiF family adenylyltransferase, giving the protein MHNSSEYYSELVSRNKVFIDYKLQRDIVKTRLAFAGCGLGSNVALMSARVGFTKFVLMDGDDVSISNLNRQTFEIKDVGKNKALCLKKQILNVNRNCEVKTRTKYINNKDVDLVINNSDIIINTIDFGDTFIKLTTEATVSNKIVILPFNVGYGVVIVVLDKTSDSISSVIKENHNIVTNGDLYRHLLSNINYCAPKYISQNIDKIFDVIRRFKYSPQLAIASSLNAAAINTVILKIIKGDQVKKLPGIIYFDLNDVVQC
- a CDS encoding ATP-binding protein translates to MFGQLIQKAGGSNTLSTVVVALIIVFGFDPLKKALGRITDAVFFKDSIDYTGAIQQLSEIISLKIEPQDLMDSVSGKLVELLKIKDAHILLKDKNSTLYLPLVASGDGHDKLRLDAKGLTAAYLQTTKKTVVVEELERKISDTSNEQERSTLERSHAELESIGAAVVAPIIVDEEVTGLMVLGQKRSGDVYSNHDIQLLRVLGPQMGSAIEKSKLYDEVKAFSDKMKVEVERATDDLKLANIELKNRNVYLSSLQHITNLINRSLNFKNVTQMIVDGVASELGYIGGVIMLREGDRSYPGAITSTRLTRAALKLLPKPITEYSGSMTDKDLATEAMRTGVMQISDKIADFLNPPLPKPICGAIQKLVNAKTIIAMPIRIEEEVIGVIVYLIQKSKTEISEDEVQMMEALADQMGIVTRNVRLVEQMSDANKQLESANSHLKQLDTAKNEFISIASHQLRTPLTGIKGYLSMIVGGDYGKVPKALNELMVQLLEQSERMIRLVNMFLNVSKIEAGRFTLTKKPTQMEDLINSEIAELIKVADEKGLKVEFKEPKKVLPPVMVDADKLKDVILNLVDNAIKYTEKGKITVTAEQTDGHVKVAIKDTGRGIPKEDVDRLFSKFVRGENIAQVQPDGSGLGLYIAKRIVDSHGGKIWVESDGLGKGSSFIFQIPIEAAQTGSMPVQAES
- a CDS encoding radical SAM protein, with the protein product MYKNLLAPLSVQVEITEACPNQCIHCYNYWRHDDEACDGCAIMQPGQVDYIMDELERSRVFEVIITGGEPLLNKRALYRMLDRIERLPLLRASINTSLIGLTGSDVERLGRYSHLVSILTSMMGPTADIHDMVASRKGAFKKTVHGIELLVQAGLAVSANMVVSRLNREYILETAELCKGLGVKMFNATRAASPLNCPDFSPYALDLQEFRTYLTDLGAAGRASNIPVGVLTVYPMCGVRDINAHSMTFGRRCSAGVSVAAISATGEFRPCTHVQESAGNIFSEPLTILWGRLLPWRDGSLIPSTCKTCRALPLCGGGCRADSLVVNGSLRAEDPLMQLEDVEAAIAGYRLEQQKRRREVVIPSILRLNPELRWRREPIGSVWFLRRCIGIFDSATTGFLEGLVGKDLSQTDLKGTISPQFLIGLVERRILIAGEGSSA
- a CDS encoding radical SAM protein — translated: MQRLSGPIDVQLELTENCNFRCRHCYNFWRYCQTSSKDELNTAQVLNVIATLHDHGVSVITLTGGEPLLRPSVLFTALMEAKRLGMEVGLNTNAALVTSTIASRLKSEGLDHVLCSILGREETHNHITGAKDGYSQTIGGIEYLVQAGLSVAANMVVSTLNRGEVIEVGRIVSGLGVSTFCATPMVPSHESNRCYVLSSSECKQALKDLLVVGETFSVNVDTLEPIARCLFDEAEEDEFISFFGNLICSAAVSSCAISSTGMVQPCIHADKSFGNMLQENLADIWTRMAPWTEESMLPVECIACEATAICENGCRMSSKALHGCYNGKDMYMSEPIRDRTRIAKLPVRKKLDGSVAAEDRVRVNPLARFRQESFGGIVYVGTNVEFLTPVGFHVVQSMRQKGTFSPAELAPEVGLTNDDVVAIVSRLLGNKAILPV
- a CDS encoding M23 family metallopeptidase — its product is MRFAAVLAVCALCFCAGASIAEEALELPYLPGETWLCSRGYNTATHRDYGYAWVDDRYALDFVLSGCNAYGRPILAVQSGVVKEAGKNDSYGRYLLIESPDGKRNRYGHNCQLVVGKGEWVKQGQVISFCGNTGVVEGHACTAHAGTHLHYVWYDDSGDGLKPEPISGNSDMREDIYYTSRNTNLFDMAYSRYGEAMIGQSEYQMWDVNTARRANPNHPWYNAWEPSSLYDARGMPQNCVVWNFDGGFFGDNAIVYDALGGARSAVVLHSGLWMFWTQRGGPINPAKMPIKDESNVPSNLRSYYHDHYKEHVGDRINLLDGITAIQECTDGCIVWANGQAHFVYYPFCAPGYYEDGWHKDTSYLFVECFNRHGGSQNVGHAIPGGSGTARVHDWGGYDVQDFQSPNGTRWVFFYDSNGAIHNPSCNTNEAYAVTGPILDHFGRNGDVAKYGCPTIDQFEINGHTAQDFYEWRSGKHWRLEYNGNNVEEIDLARCIGGDLVKATTGCTTSTDNLIANGNFASCLDCFDFHVEAGHPWASYETENAVCRIGFNNTDPARKYNDGWLYQGNLVLNPAKRYVLSGDISGDCGDAVTIAIGGETSGTWSLWQDRMPAWTDKHFSYIFQPQSADPTFALYLFFGRVHSSVWIGDLRLTEYVPPAPCTPDPNNMIANHDFRNRTDCLDIRVWPPEHGEINFATNLIEIVVRGNNSDIWSAQMAFLLYTITAGQRYAIEYEQQNVKSFETYVGLSDFENGQYYDCGFAEAYVQPPEAWVPHRYEFVAKRTTSVAKLAFGFGRIDGSMFRLRPIRMYPISTPPLTCVLDPNSYIGNGNFTSGVACWTPRYINLQWPGFTVQDDHSARLDVNGG